One Hugenholtzia roseola DSM 9546 genomic window carries:
- a CDS encoding DUF262 domain-containing protein has product MENNYLLYTKTVDTSEILGNGKKYIVPLYQRDYAWKEDNWEDLWNDILLVLETNSVHYMGVIVLQSLGQSRYAIIDGQQRLTTLTLFALSCIQILKELAAQELEKEANEERIRILSSKFLGEKEAASLTYTSKLTLNKTNNLFFQLNLLTLKRPAPSVVLKLNDSDKLLLNCLDFFYKKITLHFQTNLSGEKIAWLLDEIVARKVIFTQISVENELQAYLVFETLNSRGSVLSSVDLLKNYLFSLVPQEATQQIISEKWNYIVDWVGVENFPLFLRRYWISKNKLVRPEHLYKHIKAKIKTVDNLFDLLEDLEKNAVYYVALHQASDELWRGNREIQKRIGEIGLFQAQAGLPLLLIAYEKMLPFFDKILKLITTIAFRYTVMGGYPEGRLEEVYHKAAIKVAAGEITNLIQLAKEIEILYISDTDFKNSFSAKSFNTRRHKKLIRYILFELENKIASQDYDFEAHNATIEHILPENPQNDWEANFPNHTKNNYVFRIGNYTLLEANKNREVGNKDYTEKLTAYQTSQFFLTKQITYPDWNPHNLEKRQLELAKIATTVWRVSYYDK; this is encoded by the coding sequence ATGGAAAACAATTATCTTCTTTATACCAAAACCGTCGATACGAGCGAAATTTTAGGGAATGGTAAAAAATACATAGTACCGCTTTATCAGCGCGATTATGCGTGGAAAGAGGATAATTGGGAAGATTTATGGAATGATATTCTATTGGTTTTAGAAACTAATTCTGTCCATTACATGGGGGTAATTGTGTTGCAAAGTTTAGGACAAAGCCGCTATGCTATCATAGACGGACAACAAAGGCTCACAACCCTAACCCTATTCGCCTTGTCTTGTATCCAAATTTTGAAAGAATTAGCGGCGCAGGAGCTTGAAAAAGAAGCCAATGAGGAACGCATCAGAATTTTGAGTAGCAAATTTTTAGGTGAAAAAGAGGCTGCTTCCTTAACTTACACAAGCAAATTGACACTAAATAAAACTAACAATTTATTTTTTCAACTGAATTTACTTACCCTCAAACGCCCTGCGCCCAGCGTTGTGCTAAAATTAAATGATTCGGATAAGTTACTATTAAATTGTTTAGATTTTTTCTATAAAAAAATTACTCTACACTTTCAAACTAACCTATCAGGTGAGAAAATCGCTTGGCTTCTCGATGAAATAGTGGCACGTAAGGTTATTTTTACACAAATTAGTGTAGAAAATGAATTGCAAGCCTACCTTGTATTCGAAACCCTTAATTCGCGTGGCAGTGTGCTTTCGAGCGTAGATTTGCTCAAAAACTACCTTTTTTCACTTGTCCCACAGGAAGCGACGCAGCAAATTATTAGTGAAAAATGGAACTATATCGTCGATTGGGTAGGAGTGGAAAATTTCCCACTTTTTTTGCGCCGCTATTGGATTTCGAAAAACAAATTAGTGCGCCCTGAACACCTCTATAAGCATATAAAAGCCAAAATAAAGACAGTTGATAATCTTTTTGATTTATTAGAAGATTTAGAAAAAAATGCAGTTTATTATGTAGCTCTACACCAAGCGTCAGACGAACTTTGGCGGGGCAATAGGGAAATCCAAAAGCGTATCGGCGAAATAGGGCTATTTCAGGCACAGGCAGGTTTGCCACTTTTGCTCATTGCATACGAAAAAATGCTTCCTTTTTTTGATAAAATTTTAAAACTTATTACTACCATTGCCTTTCGTTATACCGTTATGGGCGGATACCCCGAAGGGCGATTAGAGGAGGTTTATCACAAGGCAGCGATTAAGGTTGCAGCAGGCGAGATTACAAATCTGATTCAGCTTGCAAAAGAAATAGAGATTTTATACATTTCAGATACCGATTTTAAAAATAGTTTTTCTGCTAAATCTTTCAACACGCGCAGGCACAAAAAACTAATTCGCTACATTTTGTTTGAATTAGAAAACAAAATAGCAAGCCAAGATTACGATTTTGAAGCACATAACGCCACCATCGAGCATATTTTACCCGAAAATCCACAAAACGATTGGGAGGCAAATTTTCCTAATCATACAAAAAATAACTATGTTTTTAGAATAGGAAATTATACGCTTTTAGAAGCAAATAAAAATAGAGAAGTTGGCAATAAAGATTATACCGAAAAACTAACAGCCTACCAAACGAGTCAATTTTTCCTAACCAAGCAAATTACTTAT
- the purH gene encoding bifunctional phosphoribosylaminoimidazolecarboxamide formyltransferase/IMP cyclohydrolase has translation MQKKIKSALISVYYKTGLDTLVQTLHAQGVTLYSTGGTQQFIENLGIPVVAVESLTQYPSIFGGRVKTLHPKIFGGILQRRDNNSDQAEAEQYQIPALDLVIVDLYPFEETLASGASQAEIIEKIDIGGISLIRAAAKNFQDTVIIADKEDYQFLNHLLEEKQGHTDLEDRRKLATKAFHISSHYDTAIFHYFNESDSDTKTYPFFKTSISQHQVLRYGENPHQKGFFYGDLEALFEKLNGKELSYNNLVDIDAAILLIDEFKNESNPAFAILKHTNACGMAEGKSVAEAYQKAFAADTTSAFGGVLVSNGSIDLAAAQAMQDLFFEVLIAPDFAPDALALLKEKKNRILLKRKPLALPQTQFKTLLNGVILQDIDAKSETKSDLKVVTKRQPTEAEVEALLFASKIVKHTKSNTIVLAVAGQLLASGVGQTSRVDALRQAIAKAKSFGFDLKGAVMASDAFFPFPDCVEIAATEGISAVIQPGGSIKDQDSIQACDQNQMAMVLTGIRHFKH, from the coding sequence ATGCAAAAAAAAATTAAGTCCGCCCTGATTTCGGTCTATTACAAGACAGGTTTGGATACCTTGGTGCAGACCCTACATGCACAAGGCGTAACGCTCTATTCCACAGGAGGAACGCAGCAATTTATCGAAAACTTGGGGATTCCCGTCGTGGCTGTGGAAAGCCTGACGCAATATCCGTCTATTTTTGGGGGGCGCGTCAAGACCCTGCACCCCAAAATCTTTGGCGGCATTTTGCAGCGTCGTGATAACAATTCCGACCAAGCCGAAGCCGAACAATATCAAATTCCTGCCCTCGACTTAGTTATCGTTGATTTATACCCCTTCGAAGAAACCCTTGCTTCGGGTGCAAGTCAGGCAGAAATTATCGAAAAAATAGACATCGGGGGTATTTCTCTTATTCGGGCGGCAGCCAAAAATTTTCAGGACACTGTTATCATTGCCGATAAAGAAGATTACCAATTTTTAAACCACCTTTTAGAAGAAAAACAAGGACACACCGATTTGGAAGACCGTCGCAAACTCGCTACCAAAGCCTTTCATATCAGTTCGCATTACGATACGGCTATTTTTCATTATTTTAATGAGTCAGATTCAGATACAAAAACTTATCCTTTTTTCAAAACTTCTATTTCACAGCATCAAGTGCTACGTTATGGCGAAAACCCGCACCAAAAGGGTTTCTTTTATGGCGATTTAGAAGCACTCTTTGAGAAACTCAACGGCAAAGAGCTTTCCTACAACAACTTAGTAGATATTGATGCCGCTATTTTGTTAATAGACGAATTTAAAAATGAATCAAATCCTGCCTTTGCTATCTTGAAGCACACCAACGCCTGCGGCATGGCAGAGGGCAAAAGTGTGGCAGAGGCATACCAAAAAGCCTTTGCTGCGGACACGACATCGGCTTTTGGTGGAGTCTTGGTTTCGAATGGAAGCATAGATTTGGCGGCGGCACAAGCCATGCAGGATTTATTTTTCGAGGTCTTGATTGCGCCCGATTTTGCACCCGACGCGCTTGCCCTTTTGAAGGAAAAGAAAAATAGAATTTTGCTCAAAAGAAAGCCACTTGCCTTGCCTCAAACGCAATTTAAAACCCTTTTAAACGGCGTTATTTTGCAGGATATTGATGCAAAAAGCGAAACAAAAAGCGATTTGAAAGTCGTTACTAAAAGGCAACCTACCGAAGCCGAAGTCGAAGCCTTGCTTTTTGCGAGTAAAATTGTCAAGCACACCAAATCGAATACGATTGTTTTAGCCGTAGCAGGACAGCTTTTGGCAAGCGGCGTGGGACAGACTTCGCGCGTAGATGCCTTGCGTCAGGCGATTGCGAAGGCAAAATCTTTTGGCTTCGATTTAAAAGGCGCGGTCATGGCTTCTGATGCCTTTTTCCCTTTTCCCGATTGTGTCGAAATTGCTGCCACAGAGGGCATTAGTGCCGTTATTCAGCCGGGAGGTTCTATCAAAGACCAAGATTCGATTCAGGCTTGCGACCAAAACCAGATGGCAATGGTCTTGACAGGCATTAGGCACTTCAAACATTAG
- the abc-f gene encoding ribosomal protection-like ABC-F family protein yields the protein MLTINQLSFYFGDRAIYEEASLQIKPKERIGLIGANGTGKSTLLRLIVGEYTPDGGSLSKAKDCTIGFLNQDLLSYESEESILKVAMQAFERPNQLQARIDEILQKMETDYSDALLDELSNLQAEFETLGGYSIQAQAEAILEGLGFQTADLKRPLCEFSGGWRMRVMLAKLLLQKPSLLLLDEPTNHLDLPSIEWIETYLQSYEGAVIIVSHDQDFLNNCCNVIVEVWNGKLDRYSGNYDFYMEEKALRAELQQKAYDNQQQKIKELERFVERFKAKATKAKQAQSRVKQLEKIERIEAVDNGQATMSVRFRFRQPSGKVVAELEEVSKSYGDLKILEASEAQIDRGDKIALIGANGKGKSTLLRLLAGTEAFSGKIQGGHNVLTSFYAQHQLESLTLSNDLLEELRQHSSDRTEAELRTILGCFLFVGDDIFKKIKVLSGGEKARVALAKMLLSESNFLLLDEPTNHLDMFSVDVLIDALQKYEGTFVTVSHNRYFISQIANKIWWIEDHRIKEYPGTYDEFKEWYKKREEAQKELLKEARKQDKTAQKVATPQTAKAQHNGVSQEERKEIQKKAKKAEKEAEQWEAQILQLEAQAKQVEQRLAEPQNLADPEKMQSLSKQYQDLKTQIEAATQNWEDALAQAERLLQM from the coding sequence ATGCTAACCATCAATCAACTCTCGTTTTATTTTGGCGATAGAGCCATCTATGAGGAAGCCTCTTTGCAAATCAAACCCAAAGAGCGCATCGGGCTTATCGGCGCAAATGGCACAGGCAAATCTACCCTGCTGCGCCTTATCGTGGGTGAATACACGCCTGACGGCGGCAGCCTTTCGAAGGCGAAAGACTGCACTATCGGTTTCCTCAATCAGGACTTACTTTCCTACGAAAGCGAAGAATCTATCCTCAAAGTGGCGATGCAAGCCTTCGAACGCCCCAATCAGTTGCAGGCACGCATAGACGAGATTTTGCAAAAGATGGAAACCGACTATTCGGACGCGCTTTTAGACGAACTTTCAAACCTGCAAGCCGAATTTGAAACGCTTGGCGGCTACTCGATTCAGGCGCAGGCAGAGGCGATTTTGGAGGGCTTAGGCTTTCAAACCGCCGACCTCAAACGTCCGCTTTGCGAATTTTCAGGGGGCTGGCGCATGCGCGTGATGCTTGCCAAATTATTGTTACAAAAGCCTTCTTTATTGCTTTTAGACGAACCTACCAACCACTTAGATTTGCCTTCTATCGAGTGGATTGAAACCTATTTGCAAAGTTATGAAGGGGCAGTTATCATTGTTTCGCACGACCAAGATTTTCTAAATAATTGTTGTAACGTTATCGTCGAGGTTTGGAACGGCAAATTAGACCGCTATTCGGGCAACTACGATTTTTATATGGAAGAAAAAGCCCTTCGCGCCGAATTACAACAAAAAGCCTACGACAATCAACAACAAAAAATAAAAGAATTGGAGCGTTTTGTGGAAAGGTTTAAAGCAAAAGCCACAAAAGCCAAGCAAGCGCAATCGCGTGTCAAGCAGTTGGAAAAGATAGAGCGCATCGAAGCCGTCGACAATGGGCAGGCTACCATGAGCGTGCGTTTCCGCTTCCGACAGCCTTCGGGTAAGGTAGTGGCAGAATTGGAGGAGGTTTCGAAAAGTTACGGCGATTTGAAAATTTTAGAGGCAAGCGAGGCGCAAATTGATAGAGGCGACAAAATCGCCCTTATTGGGGCAAACGGCAAGGGTAAATCTACCTTGTTGCGCCTTTTGGCAGGAACAGAGGCGTTTTCGGGTAAAATTCAGGGCGGACACAACGTCCTGACCAGTTTTTACGCCCAGCACCAACTCGAATCGCTCACCCTTTCCAACGACCTTTTAGAGGAGCTTAGGCAACACAGCTCCGACCGCACCGAAGCCGAATTGCGCACCATTTTGGGCTGCTTTCTTTTTGTAGGTGATGATATTTTTAAAAAAATCAAAGTCCTTTCGGGCGGCGAAAAGGCGCGTGTGGCGTTGGCTAAGATGCTACTTTCGGAATCCAACTTCCTACTTTTAGACGAACCTACCAACCACTTAGACATGTTTTCGGTAGATGTTTTGATAGACGCGCTGCAAAAATATGAAGGCACTTTCGTAACAGTTTCGCACAATCGTTATTTTATTAGTCAGATTGCCAACAAAATCTGGTGGATAGAAGACCACAGAATAAAAGAATATCCCGGCACTTATGACGAATTTAAGGAATGGTATAAAAAGCGCGAAGAAGCCCAAAAAGAGCTTCTAAAAGAGGCGCGAAAGCAGGACAAAACCGCTCAAAAAGTGGCTACCCCACAGACGGCAAAGGCGCAACATAACGGCGTTTCGCAGGAAGAGCGAAAAGAAATTCAGAAAAAAGCAAAAAAAGCCGAAAAAGAAGCCGAACAATGGGAAGCCCAAATTCTGCAACTCGAAGCACAAGCCAAGCAAGTCGAGCAACGTCTGGCAGAGCCACAAAATCTGGCTGACCCCGAAAAAATGCAGAGCCTTTCCAAACAGTACCAAGATTTGAAAACACAGATAGAGGCGGCTACCCAAAATTGGGAAGATGCCCTTGCACAAGCCGAGAGGCTGCTCCAAATGTAA
- a CDS encoding DNA gyrase/topoisomerase IV subunit A produces MSDIFNSSAPDSDASQAASQDNNAIAGSLPLSGLYENWFLDYASYVILERAVPTIEDGLKPVQRRLLHSMFDMHDGRYHKVANVIGQTMQYHPHGDASIGEALVNMGQKDLLIDTQGNWGDVRTGDSAAAARYIEARLSKFALDILFNPQTTKWQLSYDGRKREPTTLPVKFPLVLAQGVEGIAVGLATKILPHNFNELIEACIATLRGKKFELFPDFPTGGLCDVKDYEGGKRGGRVRVRAKIEQLDKQTLVIKEIPFGTTTGSLIDSIIKANTSGKIKIKQVIDNTAAEVEVLVKLAAGVSPDVTISALYAFTDCEVSISPNACVIVADKPHFLRVEEILKYNADYTQELLRQELEIRKQELLEKIFFSSLERLFIEEGIYKRIEDCQTWEAVIATIHAGLAPFAKDFYRAITDEDVLKLTEIKIKRISKFDKEKADDLRLKMETELQEVEHHLANLTDYAVAYFKELKRKYGAGRERKTQLTSFDTIEASVVAANNAKLYINRAEGFIGFGLKKDEFVCDCSDIDDVIVFREDGIMKVVKIAEKLFVGKGVIHIDIFRKGDDRKVYNMAYLDGKTGRVMVKRFQVLGVTRDREYQLATEHKLSKVHYFSANPNGEAEIVNVLLSNACKAKVKTFDFNFAELEIKGRTAVGNILTKYPIRRIKLLKEGESTLGALTIYYDPATGTLNKDAMGKKLGEFENQDAIIAFYKDGSYEITNYELTNRYEIDKLVAIEKFNPDLVISAVYLEGISKNVYIKRFKIETTTQGKPFQFISVHKDSAILGLTTEAAEKVELYFTKDRKKQKIAYPLHTLEEVKGWRALGRKLEEPNIYEAKFILPQKEAETAQNGLTFEAE; encoded by the coding sequence ATGAGCGATATTTTCAACTCTTCTGCGCCCGATTCAGACGCATCACAAGCGGCTTCGCAAGACAATAACGCGATAGCAGGCAGTCTGCCCCTTTCAGGTCTGTATGAAAATTGGTTTTTAGATTATGCTTCCTACGTAATTTTAGAGCGTGCCGTTCCTACCATCGAAGACGGCTTAAAGCCTGTGCAGCGTCGTCTTTTGCACTCGATGTTTGATATGCATGACGGCAGGTATCATAAAGTTGCCAATGTGATAGGACAGACGATGCAATATCACCCCCATGGCGATGCCTCCATCGGCGAAGCCTTAGTAAATATGGGGCAAAAAGATTTGCTCATAGACACACAAGGAAATTGGGGGGACGTGCGTACAGGCGATAGTGCGGCGGCGGCGCGTTATATAGAGGCGCGTTTGTCTAAATTTGCCTTAGATATACTTTTTAATCCGCAGACAACCAAGTGGCAACTTTCTTATGATGGCAGAAAGCGCGAACCAACTACGCTGCCTGTCAAATTTCCACTTGTCTTGGCACAGGGCGTAGAGGGTATTGCAGTCGGTTTGGCTACCAAAATTCTGCCCCATAACTTCAACGAACTCATCGAGGCGTGTATCGCAACCTTGCGCGGCAAAAAATTCGAGCTTTTTCCCGACTTTCCCACAGGCGGACTCTGCGATGTCAAGGATTACGAAGGCGGCAAAAGAGGGGGCAGGGTGCGCGTGCGTGCCAAAATAGAGCAATTAGACAAACAGACCTTAGTCATCAAAGAAATTCCCTTCGGCACGACCACAGGCAGCCTTATCGATTCTATCATCAAGGCAAATACCAGCGGCAAAATCAAAATCAAGCAGGTGATAGATAACACCGCCGCCGAGGTAGAGGTCTTGGTAAAATTGGCGGCAGGGGTTTCGCCCGACGTAACCATCAGTGCGCTTTATGCCTTTACCGATTGCGAAGTTTCTATTTCGCCCAATGCCTGCGTGATTGTAGCCGATAAGCCTCACTTTTTGCGTGTAGAGGAAATTTTGAAGTACAATGCCGATTATACCCAAGAACTTTTACGGCAGGAGCTTGAAATTCGAAAGCAAGAATTATTAGAAAAAATCTTTTTTTCCTCCCTCGAAAGGCTTTTTATCGAAGAAGGCATCTACAAAAGAATTGAAGACTGCCAAACTTGGGAAGCCGTCATTGCCACCATTCATGCGGGGCTTGCGCCTTTTGCCAAAGATTTCTACCGCGCCATTACCGATGAGGACGTTTTGAAACTCACCGAAATTAAAATCAAGCGCATCTCCAAATTCGACAAAGAAAAAGCCGACGATTTGAGGCTCAAAATGGAAACCGAACTACAAGAGGTAGAGCATCATTTGGCAAATCTGACCGACTACGCCGTCGCTTATTTCAAAGAACTCAAACGCAAATACGGCGCAGGCAGAGAGCGCAAGACCCAACTCACGTCCTTCGATACCATCGAAGCCTCCGTTGTGGCTGCCAACAACGCCAAACTCTACATCAACCGCGCCGAAGGTTTTATCGGTTTTGGTCTGAAAAAGGACGAATTTGTTTGTGATTGTTCGGATATCGATGACGTAATTGTTTTTCGGGAAGATGGCATCATGAAGGTTGTAAAAATTGCCGAAAAGCTATTTGTAGGAAAGGGCGTGATTCATATCGATATTTTCCGAAAAGGCGACGATAGGAAGGTCTATAATATGGCATACCTCGATGGCAAAACAGGCAGGGTGATGGTCAAACGCTTTCAAGTGCTGGGCGTAACGCGCGATAGAGAGTATCAATTAGCTACCGAACACAAACTTTCGAAGGTGCATTATTTTTCTGCAAACCCCAACGGGGAAGCCGAAATCGTCAATGTCTTGCTCTCGAATGCCTGCAAAGCCAAAGTCAAGACCTTCGATTTTAACTTTGCCGAACTCGAAATCAAGGGCAGAACTGCCGTCGGAAATATTCTGACCAAATACCCTATCCGCCGCATCAAACTGCTCAAAGAGGGCGAATCTACGCTGGGTGCTTTGACAATTTATTACGACCCCGCCACAGGCACGCTCAATAAAGACGCAATGGGTAAAAAATTAGGCGAATTTGAAAATCAAGATGCGATTATTGCCTTCTATAAAGATGGCTCGTATGAAATTACCAACTACGAACTCACCAATCGTTATGAAATTGATAAACTTGTGGCGATTGAAAAGTTCAACCCCGACCTTGTCATTTCGGCAGTTTATTTAGAAGGCATCAGCAAAAATGTCTATATCAAACGCTTTAAAATTGAAACGACCACACAGGGCAAGCCTTTTCAGTTTATTTCGGTGCATAAAGATTCTGCCATCTTGGGGCTTACTACCGAAGCTGCCGAAAAGGTAGAACTCTATTTTACCAAAGACCGCAAAAAGCAAAAAATCGCCTATCCGCTCCATACCTTAGAAGAGGTCAAGGGCTGGCGTGCCTTAGGCAGAAAGCTCGAAGAGCCAAACATTTATGAAGCCAAATTTATCTTGCCCCAAAAAGAGGCGGAAACGGCACAAAATGGCTTAACCTTCGAAGCGGAATAA
- a CDS encoding ABC transporter ATP-binding protein: protein MLDTQNLAIGYQGRNTQVLLENLSLSLHRGELTCLLGANGTGKSTLLRTLAGLQKPLWGDIFWQGLPIAHIPKKKRAQLISLVLTENLTTERLTVGELVSLGRYPHTNWIDSHSEADLVIITKALQATGIGHLAEQPFFALSDGQKQKALIARALAQDGGAIFLDEPTAHLDWVSRYEVILNLRQVAQKQQKAILVSTHELSLALQQAHRLWLITPEKKLLVGLAEDLALDGSLANFFPHQHFTFEAHTGNFLLKNTPTFAPFLEGDALATYWTEVALQKTSLTPLFFESKHIKIAAERHQAAFLWQAQGFWKNEEGAQNFESLSKLIDFLVSQNAIL from the coding sequence ATGCTCGACACGCAAAATTTAGCCATCGGCTATCAGGGGCGCAATACGCAAGTGCTTTTGGAAAACTTATCCCTTTCACTGCATAGGGGCGAACTGACCTGCCTTTTAGGTGCTAACGGGACGGGCAAATCTACGCTCCTGCGCACCTTAGCAGGCTTGCAAAAACCGCTATGGGGCGATATTTTTTGGCAGGGGTTGCCCATTGCACACATTCCCAAAAAGAAACGCGCACAGCTTATTTCCTTAGTGCTGACCGAAAATCTGACCACAGAACGCCTTACGGTAGGCGAATTGGTAAGTTTGGGTAGGTATCCTCACACAAATTGGATAGATTCTCATTCGGAAGCCGACCTTGTCATTATTACAAAGGCACTACAAGCGACAGGCATTGGGCATTTGGCGGAGCAGCCTTTTTTTGCCCTTTCCGACGGGCAGAAGCAAAAGGCTCTCATTGCGCGTGCTTTGGCACAAGACGGAGGGGCTATTTTTTTAGACGAACCCACAGCGCACCTCGATTGGGTGAGCCGCTATGAAGTTATCCTCAATTTGAGGCAGGTGGCACAAAAACAGCAAAAAGCCATTTTGGTTTCTACGCACGAACTCTCTTTGGCTTTGCAGCAGGCACATCGCCTTTGGCTTATCACACCCGAAAAAAAGTTGTTGGTCGGATTGGCAGAGGATTTGGCACTCGATGGCAGTTTGGCAAATTTTTTCCCTCACCAACATTTTACCTTTGAAGCCCATACAGGTAATTTTCTTTTGAAAAATACGCCCACTTTCGCGCCCTTTCTCGAAGGGGACGCGCTGGCGACTTATTGGACAGAAGTAGCCTTACAAAAGACAAGCCTCACGCCTCTTTTTTTCGAGTCTAAACATATCAAGATTGCCGCAGAACGCCACCAAGCCGCCTTTCTTTGGCAGGCGCAGGGTTTTTGGAAAAATGAAGAAGGGGCGCAAAACTTTGAGAGTTTGTCCAAACTGATTGATTTTTTAGTATCTCAAAATGCTATTCTGTAA
- a CDS encoding DNA-directed RNA polymerase subunit omega: MLKPKRALKKEFRTSIVTQNVEEIASHTGNIYESLMSVSKRARQISTQLKEELNQKIAEFNTASDSLEEVFENREQIEVSKYYERLPKPSITALDELLANELIIKNPHREEKS, translated from the coding sequence ATGTTAAAACCCAAACGCGCTCTTAAAAAAGAATTTCGCACCTCTATCGTTACGCAAAATGTAGAAGAGATTGCTTCTCATACAGGCAACATCTACGAATCTTTGATGTCCGTATCTAAGCGTGCGCGTCAGATTTCTACGCAACTCAAAGAGGAGCTTAACCAAAAAATCGCCGAATTTAACACCGCTTCCGATTCTTTGGAAGAGGTCTTTGAAAACAGAGAGCAAATCGAGGTCTCGAAATATTACGAGCGTTTGCCTAAGCCTTCTATTACTGCCTTAGACGAACTTTTGGCAAACGAACTTATCATCAAAAATCCGCATCGCGAAGAAAAAAGTTAA
- a CDS encoding outer membrane protein assembly factor BamD, producing the protein MKRIILVLSLLLAVGSSCSKFSKALKEPRWDKRLESATQYYNKGDYYRASLLLEDIVPIVKGGAQAEEILLKYAYCQFYQKQYLLASFHFKNFYDTYRRSEKAQEAYYMHAFSLYQASPEPHLDQESTSDAINALQNYISSYPDTEYAKQATSLIDVLRKKLEQKAFENAKLYYKLESYQAAIINFNLFERDFPDSKLQEQAAFFKIQAQYDYARKSAFSKQKERYWQVVTFYQKFIDKYPNSSYLKAAESFFQAADKALRQDFDVATPK; encoded by the coding sequence ATGAAACGAATTATTTTGGTTTTGAGCCTACTGCTTGCAGTGGGTAGCAGTTGTAGCAAATTTTCAAAAGCCCTCAAAGAGCCGCGTTGGGACAAACGCTTAGAGTCGGCTACGCAATACTACAACAAAGGCGATTACTATCGCGCTTCTCTGCTTTTAGAAGACATCGTACCGATTGTCAAGGGCGGCGCACAAGCCGAAGAAATTTTGCTCAAATACGCCTATTGTCAGTTCTATCAAAAGCAATATCTCTTGGCTTCTTTCCACTTCAAAAATTTCTATGACACCTATCGTAGAAGTGAAAAGGCACAAGAAGCCTATTATATGCACGCTTTTTCGCTCTATCAGGCTTCGCCCGAACCGCATTTAGACCAAGAAAGCACTTCCGACGCTATCAATGCCCTGCAAAACTACATTTCTTCCTACCCCGATACCGAGTATGCCAAACAAGCGACTTCTCTTATCGATGTCTTGCGAAAGAAATTAGAGCAGAAAGCCTTTGAAAACGCCAAACTCTACTACAAGCTCGAAAGCTACCAAGCCGCTATTATCAATTTCAACCTCTTCGAGCGCGACTTTCCCGACTCGAAACTTCAAGAGCAGGCAGCCTTTTTCAAGATACAGGCGCAATACGACTACGCACGCAAGAGTGCTTTTTCAAAACAAAAAGAACGCTATTGGCAGGTCGTAACCTTCTACCAGAAGTTTATCGATAAGTACCCCAATAGTAGCTACTTAAAAGCCGCCGAGAGCTTCTTTCAGGCAGCAGATAAGGCATTGCGCCAAGATTTTGATGTCGCCACGCCCAAATAG